A genomic segment from Spinacia oleracea cultivar Varoflay chromosome 3, BTI_SOV_V1, whole genome shotgun sequence encodes:
- the LOC110790727 gene encoding switch 2 — protein MSLNTFKETLKRCSNVSSIPNPSSTTEPSISKSNVNPSQPRRIPPKTSIAQQLLRLGQPFSPPLKLRTNPPQQQPQPSPPPPTQPQIVDQKELNIQPLKEEKRSSEDSGNVEEIDQRGFGRPRLDVLQLGEIGPYEPLVLSSPGEIPVIQVPASINCKLLEHQREGVKFLYQLYKNNHGGILGDDMGLGKTIQTIAFLAAVFGKDGDSGNLPGAQRNKKGPVLIIGPASVLQNWENEFSDWANFRVAICHGPNRDLILDKAETREIDVMITSFDTFRIYGNTISEVMWDIVIVDEAHRLKNEKSKLYTVCLGVKTKRRYGLTGTVMQNKIMELFNLFDWVVPGSLGTREHFRDFYDEPLKLGQRSSADDKFVQVAEERRQHLVALLKSYLLRRTKDETIGNLMMGKEDNIVFCEMSALQKRAYKRMLQQPEIQCLMNKDLPCSCGSPLTQGECHNRIVSDGVIWRYLHKDSPDGCNWCPNCLILPCILKLQQISNHLELIKPNPKDDQEKQKKDADLAREVFGLDIDLVGGSAQNESFMGLSEAKDCGKMRVLDRLMASWLAHGDKVLLFSHSVRMLDILEKFLTRKGFSYLRLDGSTPTGLRQALVNEFNSSPSKQVFLVSTRAGGLGLNLVSANRVVIFDPNWNPSHDLQAQDRSFRLGQKRHVVVFRLIAAGSLEELVYTRQVYKQQLSNIAVSGKIEKRYFEGVQDHKQFHGELFGIGNLFRDLSDKLFTSDIVELHEKREYECTDQKGLNNLGEHFIQPSESSLSESRVKKTGISDSTATRKPLLEELGILYSHRNEHIINFGPGGRVSETKDRATPTNDLKEPHICPSIGAKQLSSGSERNKENKKMEFSLIAQFMGMTEIEFSRWVISAAPFDREEVLHDYKRRRKEKLYRV, from the exons ATGTCGTTGAACACTTTCAAAGAGACCCTGAAACGCTGCTCTAACGTCTCTTCAATTCCAAACCCTTCTTCAACAACAGAACCCTCAATTTCTAAATCTAATGTCAATCCTTCACAACCCCGCAGAATCCCCCCAAAAACCTCAATTGCTCAGCAACTCCTTCGTCTCGGACAACCTTTCTCTCCTCCCCTCAAGTTGCGCACGAATCCACCTCAACAACAACCGCAGCCGTCTCCACCACCACCGACGCAGCCGCAAATAGTAGACCAAAAAGAACTGAACATACAACCGTTGAAAGAAGAAAAGCGAAGTTCCGAAGATAGTGGGAATGTGGAAGAGATTGATCAACGAGGTTTTGGGAGACCCAGATTGGATGTTCTGCAATTGGGCGAAATTGGGCCGTATGAGCCGCTCGTTTTGTCGTCTCCTGGCGAAATTCCGGTGATTCAG GTCCCTGCATCCATCAATTGTAAGCTTCTGGAGCACCAAAGAGAGGGAGTTAAGTTCCTGTACCAATTGTACAAGAATAACCATGGAGGCATTCTTGGAGATGACAT GGGATTGGGAAAGACCATTCAAACAATTGCCTTTTTGGCTGCTGTGTTTGGAAAAGATGGAGATTCTGGCAACCTCCCAGGTGCACAGAGAAACAAGAAGGGTCCTGTGTTGATTATAGGTCCAGCATCAGTTCTACAAAACTGGGAGAATGAATTCTCTGATTGGGCTAATTTCCGTGTCGCTATATGCCATGGTCCAAATCGTGACTTGATTCTTGATAAAGCAGAGACTCGGGAAATCGACGTAATGATAACAAGTTTTGATACTTTTAGGATCTATGGAAATACTATCTCAGAGGTTATGTGGGATATTGTAATTGTTGACGAGGCACACCGGCTGAAAAATGAGAAGTCAAAACTATATACTGTATGCCTAGGTGTAAAAACAAAGAGAAGGTATGGTCTGACTGGGACAGTGATGCAGAATAAAATCATGGAGCTGTTCAATTTATTTGATTGGGTCGTACCTGGGTCTTTGGGAACTCGTGAACATTTTCGTGATTTTTATGATGAACCTCTAAAACTTGGGCAGAGGTCCAGCGCTGATGACAAGTTTGTTCAAGTTGCTGAAGAACGTAGGCAGCACCTTGTTGCACTTCTTAAAAGCTACTTATTAAGGAGGACAAAAGACGAGACCATTGGGAATCTTATGATGGGAAAAGAAGATAATATTGTCTTTTGTGAGATGAGTGCATTGCAGAAAAGAGCTTACAAGAGGATGTTGCAGCAACCGGAGATCCAATGCCTTATGAACAAGGACCTTCCTTGCTCATGTGGAAGCCCACTCACTCAAGGGGAATGTCATAATAGGATAGTTTCTGATGGAGTCATATGGAGATATCTTCATAAAGATAGTCCTGATGGCTGTAACTGGTGCCCCAATTGCCTTATTCTTCCCTGTATTCTTAAGCTTCAGCAG ATTAGCAATCATCTAGAACTTATCAAACCAAACCCAAAAGATGATCAGGAGAAACAAAAGAAAGATGCTGATTTGGCTAGAGAAGTGTTTGGACTTGATATTGATTTGGTAGGCGGAAGTGCTCAAAATGAAAGTTTTATGGGCCTGAGTGAGGCTAAGGATTGTGGAAAAATGAGAGTCCTTGATAGATTAATGGCTTCTTGGCTTGCACACGGTGATAAAGTCCTTTTGTTCAGTCATTCAGTTAG GATGCTCGATATCCTGGAAAAGTTTCTTACGCGCAAAGGTTTTAGCTATTTAAGACTGGATGGCTCTACACCCACTGGGCTGCGCCAGGCCCTTGTTAATGAGTTCAACTCAAGTCCAAGCAAGCAG GTGTTCCTTGTCTCTACTCGAGCTGGTGGACTTGGGCTTAATCTAGTTAGTGCAAACCGAGTAGTAATATTTGATCCAAACTGGAATCCATCACATGATCTGCAGGCTCAAGACAGATCATTTCGCTTAGGCCAGAAGAGGCATGTTGTTGTTTTCCGCCTTATCGCTGCTGGTTCTCTTGAGGAACTTGTGTATACTCGACAAGTGTACAAACAACAGTTGTCAAACATTGCTGTTTCCGGGAAGATAGAAAAGCGGTATTTTGAGGGTGTTCAG GATCACAAACAATTTCACGGTGAGCTTTTTGGAATAGGTAATCTGTTTCGAGATCTTTCTGACAAGCTATTCACCAGTGACATCGTTGAATTGCATGAAAAGCGTGAATATGAATGTACGGATCAAAAGGGCTTGAATAATCTTGGGGAGCATTTTATCCAACCAAGTGAATCATCTCTATCAGAATCTAGAGTGAAAAAAACAGGTATCTCAGATAGCACTGCAACAAGAAAGCCACTACTGGAGGAGTTGG GTATCTTATATTCTCATCGCAATGAACATATAATCAACTTTGGACCTGGAGGGAGAGTCAGCGAAACAAAAGACAGAGCGACTCCAACTAATGATTTGAAGGAACCTCATATATGTCCTTCTATTGGAGCTAAACAGTTGAGTAGTGGGTCAGAGAGgaacaaagaaaataaaaagatggAATTCAGTCTAATTGCTCAATTCATGGGTATGACCGAAATTGAATTTAGTAGATGGGTTATTTCTGCGGCTCCTTTTGACCGAGAGGAAGTGCTTCATGACTACAAGAGGAGGAGAAAAGAGAAATTATACAGGGTTTAA